Within the Flavobacterium sp. N502536 genome, the region TTACTGCGGAGCTGCTGGTTGGTATCCCAGTTGTAATAACGCGATCCGGTACGTTTGCCGTTTGCAAAAACTTCCTGCTCTTTTTGTTTACCGCTGCTGTTGTAGCTGGTTTTGATGTACAATCCTCCTGTGGCAAGTCGCTCTATTTCGCGTCCTAATTCGTCTCGTTTCAGCGTAGTTTCCCAAGCCTGATGCTGTTCTTTAAGCTCCTTGCTTTGAGCTTCTATACGCTCCAATTGCCCTTTTTGGTTGTAATGAGTGCTAATGTTGGCGCCAAGATTGGTACTGATATGAGTACGTTGTCCTAATTCGTTATAAGTAGATGTAAGTGTTATGCTATTTTCGTTGGCGTCTAGCTGTTGTTTTTGCGTTTCCTCTATGATACGTCCCATTTCATCTCGTTCAAAACAAATACTTACGTTTTGATTGACGGCTTCTATGAGCAATCCATTTTTATTATAAGTATAGGTTTCCCAGGTGCCATCGTGATAATCGGCTCTGGTGATGCGTCCTAGTGCATCTTGCTCGTAGTCAGTAAATTTTCCGCCTCCGTGGTCTATTCTGGTTACTTCACCAGCCAGGTTACGATTGTATTTTTTTACGATACCATCAAAAGCAGTTTCCCGCATGATGTATCCGGCCTTGTCTCGGCTAAAACTATAACTTTCGTTGTCCTCATTTTTTATACTGCTAAGCTGCTCCATTTTGTCGTAGTTAAAACGGACTTTTACACCGTTTTGCTCTCTGGTAGCCAGACTTCCCAATGGGGTATAACTAAATTTGATATCGTTTTTTTTGTCTTTTAAGGCAATTACTTCATCATAGTTATTGTACGCAAATTCAATAATATTACTGTCTTTCTCTACAATTTGCTGCACTCTGTCGAGTGCATCATAGGTAAAGTAGTCCGCCATTTGCATTGGGTTATAAACCGCCCGTACACGACTGCGGTGGTCGTATTCCCATGATTTGAGTTTTTGCTCATTCTCTCTCCATTCGATGAGGTTGTATTGCTGATCATACACCAGTTCAAGCTCGTTATTATTTTTGGCAACACTCAAAAGTAGTCCGTTTTCATAATAAGCAAAATGGGTACTGGTTTTGTCCGGTGCAATTATGGTTTTAAGCTGATGTGGCTTTTGATCTTTGTACAGGTAAATGGTTTTGTTGCCTTCCGGATCGATGGCAATCGAAGGACGATTTTCATCGTCGTAGATCATGATTTCTTCGGTACCATCCGGGTAAACAGTTCCTGTTTTATTTCCTCTGTCGTCATAATTAAAGCCCAAAATACGTCCTTCGGGATCAATTTCCCGATAGAGTTCCATAAATTCGGTATAATCATAAAATGTGCTGTTCCCCATCGGGTCTTTTATCTGAGTCACAAGCTGGTTAGGCTCATAATAATAAGTGGTTACAGCTCCGTTGGCATCGGTTACGATGTTATAGCCTTCTTCGGTGTGGTATTCGATCCAGCCTTCCTGCCAGCCGCCTTCACCCAAGGTGTGAATACATTTGTTTTGGGTATCGTACTCCCAATAGAAAGTTTGTCCGTTACGGTCGGTTTTCTCGACCATAAGATGGTCTTGGTAGGTGATGCGGGTTGGTACTCCCAATGCATCAATAATGGCAACCATATTATAATGCTCATCATATTCATAAGCAACCAAAAGCTCGTCCTGTTCGGGAGCAGCAAGTTCGAGTTTTTGAATAAATCCGTCTTTGGTACTAACTTTAATGGTTCTGCCTGCCGAATCGATGATTCTGTTCAGGCTGTATCCTTTAAATTCAAAAACGGTGGTCAATCCATCAGGATTTGTTATTTGAGTGAGCTGGTATTTTTTGCCGTCAAAAAGGGTAAAATCGTAAAAGAGTTTGCTTTTATGATCGTAAGCCTGGTAACCATCGGGAGTTCTTTTGAGGGTTGTTTTTTCCTGACGAAGGTAAAATTCTTCCTCAGGCAGCAGCGTTGGAAAAGCAACCACCCTGCCATCGTCCATACGAAGCCCTAAAGCATCTTCTTCTGGGTATAATTCTACGGCTCTGTCGTATACACTATGCACACCATGTCCAAGCCAGCCTACATACTGAGAATCTGAATACCAGTTACGTCCCCAGTTAAGAGGTATAGGACTTGTAATATCAAAATCACTGCCTTCATAAAAAACGGCTCCGTTTATTAGATTTATAGGCTCGAAACCTGCTTTACACAACAATCTGCTGAGTTGGTTGGGGCCTATAGCGCCTTTAAGGAATTTATTGAATGCTTTTTTGCCTATTTTCATTAAGGTACTAAAACCTATACTGGCGGCCAGTCCGGTAAGCATCCCACCCCAATCGGGCGGATAAGGACCTCCAACCATGACCGGTTTCCCGGTAGGAATAGGCAAGGAAAATGAAGTTGGAGCAAAAAGGGTTGGGGCAAACGGTATCATTTTCTTCCCTACTTTCGTTTTCCCCAGAGACATCGAGAGGGGAATCCCAATATCATTACAAGTCATTAACATATGACCTTTGGGACTCATTCGGGTGCTGTCTGAGAATACGGTTTGAGAAGCAAAAAAGTTCATGCTTTCGTGGCCAATAATAGGAGTCATTAACCAGGGTGGTGTAAAAAGCGGAATGTGTACCAATGGAATGATAATACCACTAGTGTCTGAATTTCCTCGTTTAAAACCATTTACATGCACACTGGTGCCTAAAAATGGAACATAATCAAAAGGGTCAATGACAATACCTATGTAAGGATGAAACGGATTGAAAGGGGGTAAGGTGGTAAAATGGATGTCTATTCCCACCACAATGGTCAAATGGTTATCGGTTAATAACATAATTTAGTAGATGTTGATTAAGTGGTATTCCTTTGGTTATTTGATATTGGATTGTCTTTATTCTAAAATGTTTGTCACTCTATATGATAATTGCTTTTTTTTATGAATGTTTTACTTTACTTTTTCT harbors:
- a CDS encoding RHS repeat-associated core domain-containing protein, with amino-acid sequence MLLTDNHLTIVVGIDIHFTTLPPFNPFHPYIGIVIDPFDYVPFLGTSVHVNGFKRGNSDTSGIIIPLVHIPLFTPPWLMTPIIGHESMNFFASQTVFSDSTRMSPKGHMLMTCNDIGIPLSMSLGKTKVGKKMIPFAPTLFAPTSFSLPIPTGKPVMVGGPYPPDWGGMLTGLAASIGFSTLMKIGKKAFNKFLKGAIGPNQLSRLLCKAGFEPINLINGAVFYEGSDFDITSPIPLNWGRNWYSDSQYVGWLGHGVHSVYDRAVELYPEEDALGLRMDDGRVVAFPTLLPEEEFYLRQEKTTLKRTPDGYQAYDHKSKLFYDFTLFDGKKYQLTQITNPDGLTTVFEFKGYSLNRIIDSAGRTIKVSTKDGFIQKLELAAPEQDELLVAYEYDEHYNMVAIIDALGVPTRITYQDHLMVEKTDRNGQTFYWEYDTQNKCIHTLGEGGWQEGWIEYHTEEGYNIVTDANGAVTTYYYEPNQLVTQIKDPMGNSTFYDYTEFMELYREIDPEGRILGFNYDDRGNKTGTVYPDGTEEIMIYDDENRPSIAIDPEGNKTIYLYKDQKPHQLKTIIAPDKTSTHFAYYENGLLLSVAKNNNELELVYDQQYNLIEWRENEQKLKSWEYDHRSRVRAVYNPMQMADYFTYDALDRVQQIVEKDSNIIEFAYNNYDEVIALKDKKNDIKFSYTPLGSLATREQNGVKVRFNYDKMEQLSSIKNEDNESYSFSRDKAGYIMRETAFDGIVKKYNRNLAGEVTRIDHGGGKFTDYEQDALGRITRADYHDGTWETYTYNKNGLLIEAVNQNVSICFERDEMGRIIEETQKQQLDANENSITLTSTYNELGQRTHISTNLGANISTHYNQKGQLERIEAQSKELKEQHQAWETTLKRDELGREIERLATGGLYIKTSYNSSGKQKEQEVFANGKRTGSRYYNWDTNQQLRSKVNQLTGGMIYFDYDDFGNLAKSYNGNEELYKTPDAVGNLYKTQDQSDRKYGKGGKLLQDEKYFYKYDEIGNLVHKSTRDITKALVFEESTSWIDKLAVNKEEKLKLQQEHEQWQYGDTTYTWLANGMLESVTNPDGEVVRFEYDALGRRTVKIANQKINRYVWDGNVLIHEWKYDLKNRPQLVIQDDDLVYDKTEPVENLITWIYEGGSFVPSAKIIGEEKYGIINDYIGRPIQAYSETGELVWETDYDLYGSLKDLKGDRNFIPFRQLGQYEDVETGLYYNRHRYYSSETGLYLSQDPIGLAGDNPNFYAYVYDSNSWIDPFGLSSNPSSFVNFTDSAGTTLQVNGYTDISHLSDKELQKLYYANTKSGWGLSPKDKQGNTIVLHHYKQNPDGPIVGMPAKHHDKPHTNPGQHPFGKKKGGGLTKAEREAFDNWRKEYHAHLAETELNKRGIKCK